One window from the genome of Paenibacillus azoreducens encodes:
- a CDS encoding F0F1 ATP synthase subunit delta translates to MSRETLAAKRYAKALFEVAAQQQKTLEVEQELKSVVEALQSDDVQKFISAPNISVSVKVDVLKKALQGKVSQPVVNTIELLIERGRADLLSDLLDSYIRIEGESLGIADATVYSTYPLSEQEREIVAAQFGVLANKKIRVNNVVDKSLLGGIKVMIGDKLYDGSLAGKLERLEQSFNRRAQ, encoded by the coding sequence ATGAGCCGGGAAACACTAGCAGCCAAGCGTTATGCAAAGGCGCTGTTTGAAGTGGCTGCGCAGCAGCAGAAAACACTGGAAGTCGAGCAGGAGCTGAAAAGCGTCGTAGAGGCTCTTCAAAGCGACGATGTACAGAAGTTTATCTCCGCGCCTAACATTTCCGTCTCCGTGAAAGTGGATGTGCTGAAGAAAGCCCTTCAAGGTAAAGTATCCCAGCCGGTCGTGAATACGATTGAACTGCTCATTGAGCGGGGCAGAGCTGATCTCCTTTCAGATCTTCTGGATAGCTATATTCGGATCGAAGGCGAAAGCCTTGGAATTGCGGATGCTACGGTGTACTCCACTTATCCGCTGAGTGAGCAGGAACGGGAAATCGTTGCTGCACAATTTGGAGTTTTGGCTAACAAGAAAATTCGCGTGAATAACGTGGTTGATAAGAGCCTGCTCGGCGGCATCAAAGTCATGATCGGCGACAAGCTGTATGACGGAAGTTTGGCAGGGAAGCTGGAACGGCTTGAACAGTCTTTTAATAGACGAGCACAGTAG
- the atpD gene encoding F0F1 ATP synthase subunit beta yields MNKGRVVSIMGAVVDIEFERGQLPEIYNAIKIEGSVAGGRQINLTLEASNHLGDNIVRCIAMSSTDGLVRGMEAVDLGAPITVPVGPITLGRVFNVLGEPIDEAGEVTTEVTSPIHRTAPKYDELSTQAEMLETGIKVIDLLAPYQKGGKIGLFGGAGVGKTVAIQELINNIAQEHGGISVFAGVGERTREGNDLYHEMSDSGVISKTAMVFGQMNEPPGARLRVALTGLTMAEYFRDQEGKDVLLFIDNIFRFTQAGSEVSALLGRMPSAVGYQPTLATEMGQLQERITSTKKGSVTSIQAIYVPADDYTDPAPATTFAHLDATTNLERKISEKGIYPAVDPLASSSRILAPEIVGEEHYNVAQGVKQLLARYNELQDIIAILGMDELSEDDKMIVARARKVERFLSQPFHVAEAFNGMPGTYVPVKETIRSFKEILEGKHDDLPEAAFLFVGTIEEAVEKAKTLE; encoded by the coding sequence ATGAACAAAGGACGCGTAGTCAGCATTATGGGTGCGGTTGTCGACATCGAGTTCGAACGAGGTCAACTGCCGGAAATCTACAATGCGATCAAAATTGAGGGTTCGGTCGCAGGCGGACGCCAAATCAACCTGACCCTGGAAGCATCAAACCATCTGGGTGACAACATTGTACGTTGTATTGCCATGTCCTCCACAGATGGACTGGTTCGCGGTATGGAAGCCGTCGATCTTGGCGCTCCAATCACCGTACCGGTAGGTCCAATTACACTTGGCCGCGTATTTAACGTACTCGGTGAGCCAATTGACGAAGCAGGCGAAGTAACTACTGAAGTCACTAGCCCAATTCATCGCACGGCCCCTAAATATGATGAACTGTCCACTCAAGCTGAAATGCTGGAGACAGGAATTAAGGTTATCGACCTGTTGGCCCCTTACCAAAAAGGTGGTAAAATCGGATTGTTCGGAGGCGCCGGTGTAGGCAAAACCGTTGCAATCCAGGAGCTTATTAACAATATCGCACAAGAACATGGCGGTATTTCCGTATTTGCGGGCGTTGGTGAACGTACCCGTGAAGGTAATGACTTGTACCATGAAATGAGCGATTCCGGCGTTATCTCGAAAACAGCGATGGTATTCGGACAAATGAACGAGCCGCCAGGCGCGCGTCTTCGCGTTGCGCTGACAGGCCTCACCATGGCTGAATATTTCCGTGATCAAGAAGGCAAAGACGTGCTGCTCTTTATCGACAACATTTTCCGATTTACCCAAGCGGGTTCCGAAGTATCCGCCTTGCTCGGCCGCATGCCTTCCGCGGTAGGTTACCAACCTACACTGGCAACGGAAATGGGCCAACTGCAAGAGCGTATCACTTCCACGAAAAAAGGTTCCGTAACGTCGATCCAAGCGATCTACGTACCTGCGGATGACTATACTGACCCGGCTCCGGCAACAACGTTTGCCCACTTGGATGCGACAACGAACTTGGAGCGTAAAATCTCTGAAAAAGGTATTTACCCAGCGGTGGATCCGCTCGCATCAAGCTCGCGTATCCTGGCGCCGGAAATCGTCGGCGAAGAGCATTATAATGTAGCTCAAGGCGTTAAGCAGCTGCTTGCGCGCTATAACGAGCTTCAAGATATTATCGCGATCCTCGGTATGGATGAACTGAGTGAAGACGACAAAATGATCGTTGCGCGTGCGCGTAAAGTGGAACGTTTCTTGTCTCAACCGTTCCACGTTGCGGAAGCATTTAACGGCATGCCGGGTACGTATGTACCTGTCAAAGAAACGATCCGTAGTTTCAAAGAAATCCTCGAGGGTAAACATGATGATCTTCCTGAAGCAGCGTTCCTGTTCGTAGGAACGATTGAAGAGGCCGTAGAAAAAGCAAAAACACTGGAATAA
- the upp gene encoding uracil phosphoribosyltransferase, giving the protein MGKLVICDHPLIQHKLTFIRDVQTNTKDFRELVDEVASLMAYEITREIPLETVKVQTPVAEMDGKVLAGRMLGLIPILRAGLGMLDGVLKLIPAAKVGHVGLFRDPETLQPVEYYTKLPTDVTERELIVIDPMLATGGSAIAAIDVLKKRGCTQIKMMNLIAAPEGVKAVQEAHPDVDIYVAALDEKLDDHGYIVPGLGDAGDRLYGTK; this is encoded by the coding sequence ATGGGAAAATTGGTGATTTGCGATCACCCCTTGATTCAACACAAGCTGACTTTTATCCGTGATGTACAAACAAACACAAAGGATTTTCGTGAACTTGTTGATGAAGTTGCTTCTTTAATGGCTTATGAGATTACGCGCGAGATTCCGCTTGAAACTGTAAAAGTTCAAACACCTGTCGCCGAAATGGACGGCAAAGTTCTCGCCGGACGTATGCTTGGACTGATTCCGATCCTGCGTGCGGGTCTTGGCATGCTTGACGGCGTTTTAAAACTGATTCCTGCAGCTAAGGTAGGCCATGTCGGCTTGTTCCGCGATCCGGAAACGCTGCAGCCTGTGGAATATTATACAAAGCTGCCCACAGACGTAACCGAACGTGAATTGATCGTGATCGATCCGATGCTCGCGACGGGCGGATCCGCGATTGCAGCGATTGACGTTTTGAAAAAACGGGGCTGTACCCAAATTAAAATGATGAATCTGATTGCCGCGCCGGAAGGTGTCAAGGCCGTTCAGGAAGCTCATCCCGATGTGGATATTTACGTTGCCGCGCTCGATGAAAAATTGGACGACCATGGGTATATCGTACCAGGCCTTGGCGATGCGGGAGACCGTTTGTACGGAACCAAGTAA
- the atpB gene encoding F0F1 ATP synthase subunit A, with translation MHKSPIIELGGIEFDLSIILMLIVTCVIVFVIAKLATRNLSVENPGKMQNFMEWAVEFVQGLITSTMDWKKGKHFLSLGLTFIMFIFVANMLGLPFGIVTDYHSPEHAHIFGKEIVSVTKEFADKPGIEEVGVAWWKSPTADASVTMALALIVFVLSHFLGMTKNTKSYFKHYFQPYWFFFPINLMEQLAKLLTQGMRLFGNIFAGEVLISVLLKLGALGAVGWVASILGLVVWQGFSVFIGAIQAFVFTILTMVYISQLTESHEDH, from the coding sequence ATGCATAAATCGCCGATTATAGAATTGGGCGGCATTGAATTTGACCTTTCCATTATCCTGATGCTCATTGTGACTTGCGTTATCGTGTTTGTGATTGCCAAGCTGGCAACTCGAAATTTGTCGGTCGAAAATCCTGGCAAGATGCAAAACTTCATGGAATGGGCAGTTGAATTCGTGCAGGGTTTGATTACAAGCACGATGGATTGGAAGAAAGGGAAACACTTCCTGTCTCTCGGCCTTACGTTCATCATGTTTATCTTCGTAGCAAACATGCTTGGTTTGCCGTTCGGCATCGTTACCGACTACCATAGTCCGGAGCATGCCCATATCTTCGGCAAGGAGATTGTCTCCGTGACGAAGGAATTTGCCGACAAACCGGGAATTGAGGAAGTGGGCGTGGCATGGTGGAAATCACCGACAGCTGACGCTTCCGTCACGATGGCGCTCGCGCTTATAGTATTCGTGCTGTCGCATTTCCTCGGAATGACGAAAAATACGAAGAGTTACTTCAAACATTATTTTCAGCCTTACTGGTTCTTCTTCCCGATCAATCTTATGGAGCAATTAGCCAAATTGCTCACGCAGGGCATGCGTCTATTCGGCAACATTTTTGCGGGCGAGGTTCTGATCTCCGTTCTGCTGAAATTGGGCGCGTTAGGTGCCGTGGGCTGGGTTGCATCGATACTCGGGCTGGTTGTATGGCAGGGCTTCAGTGTTTTCATAGGAGCCATCCAAGCCTTCGTATTTACGATACTGACCATGGTTTATATTTCACAATTGACGGAATCGCATGAAGATCATTAG
- the wecB gene encoding non-hydrolyzing UDP-N-acetylglucosamine 2-epimerase has product MSKIKVMTIFGVRPEAIKMAPLILELEKHPEHIESVVCVTAQHRQMLDQVLEVFKIKPDYDLDVMKDRQTLNEITIRVLEGLEPVLQEAKPDIVLVHGDTLTTFLASYASFLQQIQVGHVEAGLRTWNKLSPYPEEMNRQLTGVLADLHFAPTQWSAGNLRKENKNESRIYVTGNTVTDVFQYTVQPDYQHPVLEWAAGKKLILMTAHRRESQGEPHMNIFRAVKRIADEFEDIAIVYPVHPSPAVKEPAHAVLGGHPRIKLIDPLDVVDLHNFYPHTHLILTDSGGLQEEAPSFGVPVLVLRDTTERPEGIDAGILELVGTDEQNVYERTRALLTDQTLYDSMSKAANPYGDGKASQRIVQAILHHFGIREDAPEQFHKMFTN; this is encoded by the coding sequence ATGTCAAAAATAAAAGTAATGACCATCTTCGGCGTCCGTCCGGAGGCCATCAAGATGGCCCCGCTCATTCTGGAGCTCGAAAAACATCCGGAACATATCGAATCGGTGGTCTGCGTTACCGCCCAACACCGCCAAATGCTTGATCAGGTTCTCGAAGTATTTAAAATCAAACCGGACTATGATCTGGATGTCATGAAGGACCGTCAAACATTGAATGAAATTACCATTCGCGTGCTGGAAGGGTTAGAGCCCGTGCTTCAAGAGGCGAAGCCGGATATCGTGCTTGTGCATGGCGATACGCTGACGACTTTCCTGGCAAGCTACGCGTCTTTCCTGCAGCAAATCCAGGTGGGTCATGTGGAAGCGGGTCTCCGGACCTGGAATAAGCTTTCGCCTTATCCGGAAGAGATGAATCGCCAGCTTACAGGCGTTTTGGCCGACCTTCATTTTGCCCCTACGCAGTGGTCTGCGGGCAACCTGAGAAAAGAGAACAAAAATGAATCAAGAATATATGTCACAGGCAACACCGTAACGGATGTGTTTCAATATACGGTACAGCCCGACTACCAACACCCGGTGCTGGAGTGGGCGGCCGGCAAAAAGCTCATTCTCATGACAGCGCACCGCCGTGAATCCCAAGGCGAGCCGCATATGAATATTTTCCGGGCGGTCAAACGAATTGCCGATGAATTTGAGGATATCGCCATCGTTTATCCGGTGCATCCAAGCCCAGCAGTCAAGGAACCGGCGCATGCCGTTCTTGGCGGACATCCGAGAATCAAGCTGATCGATCCGTTGGATGTGGTGGATTTGCATAATTTCTACCCGCACACCCACCTGATTTTGACAGACTCGGGTGGACTTCAGGAGGAAGCCCCTTCATTTGGTGTCCCCGTGCTCGTGCTCCGCGATACGACCGAACGTCCGGAAGGTATTGATGCAGGCATACTCGAATTGGTAGGAACGGATGAGCAAAATGTTTACGAGCGAACCAGAGCATTGCTGACGGATCAGACGCTTTACGATTCGATGAGCAAGGCGGCTAATCCATATGGTGACGGCAAAGCGTCGCAACGGATTGTCCAGGCGATTTTGCATCATTTTGGGATTAGAGAAGACGCTCCGGAGCAATTTCACAAAATGTTCACAAATTAA
- the atpE gene encoding F0F1 ATP synthase subunit C: MGVMAYLAAAIVVGLAALGAGFGNGMIISKTVEGIARQPEAKSSLQTTMFIGVGLVEAIPIIGVVLAFLFYAGA, from the coding sequence ATGGGAGTTATGGCATATTTGGCAGCAGCCATCGTAGTAGGTCTGGCCGCGCTTGGCGCAGGTTTTGGTAACGGTATGATCATCAGTAAAACGGTTGAAGGTATCGCCCGTCAGCCGGAAGCGAAATCATCTCTGCAAACAACAATGTTTATCGGTGTCGGTCTGGTCGAAGCCATTCCAATCATCGGTGTCGTACTCGCGTTCCTGTTCTACGCAGGCGCATAA
- the murA gene encoding UDP-N-acetylglucosamine 1-carboxyvinyltransferase, with product MSKFIVRGGNKLTGSVKVSGAKNSVLPIIAASLLGEEGVSVIVDAPPLDDVITISKVLESIGAGITYENNVMRVNAQAISSCEAPYEWVRKMRASFLVMGPLLARMGHTRISLPGGCAIGTRPIDQHLKGFEALGAEISLGQGYIEAKINGRLRGAKIYLDVASVGATENIMMAATLAEGTTVIENAAKEPEIVDLANYLNGMGAKVRGAGTGVIRIEGVEKLHGTEHTVIPDRIEAGTFMVAAAITGGDVYVEGAIADHLAPVISKMEEMGVTVEPDENGIRVTANHPLKAVDIKTLPYPGFPTDMQSQMMALLLKSEGTSVVTETVFENRFMHVDEFQLMNAEIKVEGRSAIVTGGANLKGAKVCATDLRAGAALILAGLVSEGTTEVSGVHHIDRGYVDLAEKLSALGADIWRVSIEEKALETTKKKMEVEEEVPLFNIQPTWV from the coding sequence ATGAGCAAATTTATCGTCCGCGGTGGCAATAAACTGACCGGAAGCGTGAAAGTCAGCGGAGCAAAAAATTCAGTTCTTCCGATCATCGCTGCCTCTCTTCTTGGGGAAGAAGGAGTAAGCGTCATTGTCGACGCACCTCCTCTTGACGATGTAATTACAATCAGCAAAGTGTTGGAATCCATAGGTGCAGGCATTACATATGAAAATAATGTAATGAGGGTCAATGCCCAAGCTATTTCCTCTTGCGAAGCACCTTATGAATGGGTGCGAAAAATGCGCGCTTCTTTTCTTGTGATGGGTCCGCTGCTTGCGAGAATGGGGCATACACGAATTTCTTTGCCCGGAGGATGCGCAATTGGAACCAGACCGATCGACCAACATTTGAAAGGCTTCGAAGCATTGGGGGCCGAGATCAGTCTTGGACAAGGCTATATTGAAGCGAAAATTAATGGCAGATTGCGCGGGGCTAAAATCTATTTGGATGTAGCCAGCGTAGGTGCTACTGAAAATATTATGATGGCTGCCACTTTGGCTGAAGGAACGACCGTGATCGAAAATGCGGCGAAAGAGCCGGAAATTGTCGATTTGGCCAACTACCTGAACGGGATGGGCGCTAAGGTTCGCGGCGCAGGTACCGGCGTAATTCGCATTGAAGGTGTTGAGAAGCTGCACGGAACCGAGCATACGGTCATCCCGGACCGGATTGAAGCAGGCACATTTATGGTAGCTGCTGCAATTACCGGCGGAGACGTTTATGTGGAAGGTGCGATTGCGGACCATCTTGCACCAGTCATCTCCAAGATGGAAGAAATGGGTGTCACGGTTGAGCCGGATGAAAACGGCATTCGCGTGACAGCGAATCATCCACTGAAGGCAGTGGATATCAAAACCCTTCCTTACCCTGGCTTTCCTACCGATATGCAGTCGCAAATGATGGCGCTGTTGTTGAAATCGGAAGGGACGAGTGTTGTAACCGAAACGGTATTCGAAAATCGTTTTATGCATGTTGATGAGTTCCAACTCATGAATGCGGAAATCAAGGTTGAAGGACGTTCGGCGATTGTCACGGGAGGAGCCAACCTGAAGGGCGCCAAAGTTTGCGCAACGGATTTGCGCGCTGGTGCGGCGCTGATTCTTGCAGGCCTCGTTTCCGAAGGTACGACTGAAGTAAGCGGAGTCCATCATATCGATCGCGGTTACGTGGATTTGGCAGAGAAACTTTCTGCGCTTGGCGCCGATATATGGCGTGTCTCCATCGAAGAAAAGGCATTGGAGACAACCAAGAAAAAGATGGAAGTGGAAGAAGAGGTTCCGTTATTCAACATTCAGCCGACTTGGGTATAA
- the atpA gene encoding F0F1 ATP synthase subunit alpha: MSIRPEEISTLIKSQIEQYKSEIEVSEVGTVIQVSDGIARVHGIDNVMAGELVEFSNGVVGLALNLEESNVGVVILGPYTEIKEGDQVKRTGRIMQVPVGEALLGRVVNPLGQPLDGKGPIESTEFRPVENNAPGVIERKSVHEPMQTGIKAIDAMVPIGRGQRELIIGDRQTGKTQIAIDTIINQKGNGVKCIYVAIGQKQSTVAHVVENLRRHGALEYTIVVTASASEPSPLLYIAPYAGCAMGEYFMYKGEHALIIYDDLSKQAAAYRELSLLLKRPPGREAYPGDVFYLHSRLLERAAKLSDALGGGSLTALPFIETQASDVSAYIPTNVISITDGQIFLESELFYAGQRPAINVGISVSRVGGSAQIKAMKKVAGGMKLDLAQYRELQAFSQFGSDLDKSTLARLNRGARLMEILKQGVNQPLKVEQQVASLYTAVKGHLDDIPVGDIRRFEKEFLGFLDTNHPEILASIRDTKDLVAENEEALKEAIAKFKRGFAVMA, from the coding sequence TTGAGTATCAGACCTGAAGAAATCAGTACGCTGATTAAAAGTCAAATTGAACAATATAAATCAGAGATCGAGGTATCCGAAGTTGGTACCGTTATTCAAGTTAGCGACGGTATTGCCCGCGTTCACGGCATCGACAACGTCATGGCCGGTGAGCTCGTAGAGTTCTCCAATGGTGTCGTAGGCCTGGCGCTGAACTTGGAAGAAAGCAATGTAGGTGTCGTAATCCTCGGCCCTTACACTGAAATCAAGGAAGGCGATCAAGTAAAACGTACCGGACGCATCATGCAGGTTCCTGTAGGGGAAGCCTTGCTCGGCCGTGTCGTTAACCCGCTGGGTCAGCCGCTGGATGGCAAAGGCCCGATTGAATCAACCGAATTCCGTCCCGTAGAAAATAACGCACCGGGCGTTATCGAACGCAAATCGGTTCATGAACCGATGCAAACAGGTATTAAAGCGATTGACGCGATGGTACCGATCGGCCGCGGACAACGCGAGCTCATTATCGGTGACCGCCAAACAGGTAAAACGCAAATCGCAATCGACACGATCATTAACCAAAAAGGCAATGGCGTGAAATGTATCTATGTAGCAATCGGCCAGAAGCAATCGACGGTTGCGCACGTGGTAGAAAACCTTCGCCGTCATGGCGCTTTGGAATACACCATCGTCGTTACCGCATCGGCTTCCGAGCCGTCTCCGCTCTTGTACATCGCTCCATACGCGGGCTGTGCAATGGGTGAATATTTCATGTACAAAGGCGAGCATGCCCTGATCATCTATGATGACTTGTCTAAACAAGCAGCGGCATACCGCGAACTTTCCTTGCTGCTGAAACGTCCTCCAGGCCGCGAAGCTTATCCTGGTGACGTATTCTACCTGCATTCCCGCTTGCTGGAACGCGCAGCGAAGCTGAGCGATGCGCTTGGCGGCGGTTCCTTGACCGCACTGCCGTTCATCGAGACGCAAGCATCCGACGTATCCGCATATATTCCGACCAACGTAATTTCGATTACGGATGGTCAGATCTTCCTGGAGTCCGAGTTGTTCTATGCCGGTCAACGTCCGGCGATCAACGTGGGTATTTCCGTATCCCGTGTAGGCGGCTCCGCTCAAATTAAAGCTATGAAAAAAGTTGCCGGCGGTATGAAGCTCGACCTTGCCCAATATCGCGAACTTCAAGCGTTCTCCCAGTTCGGTTCCGATCTGGATAAATCCACGCTTGCCCGCCTCAACCGCGGTGCAAGACTGATGGAAATTCTGAAGCAAGGGGTTAACCAGCCGCTCAAGGTTGAGCAGCAGGTTGCGAGCTTGTACACGGCAGTTAAAGGCCATCTGGACGACATTCCGGTAGGCGATATCCGCCGTTTCGAAAAAGAATTCCTCGGATTCCTGGATACGAACCATCCGGAAATTCTGGCTTCCATTCGCGATACCAAAGATTTGGTTGCTGAAAATGAAGAAGCTTTGAAAGAGGCTATCGCGAAATTTAAAAGAGGCTTTGCTGTAATGGCGTAA
- the atpF gene encoding F0F1 ATP synthase subunit B, protein MSINYASFVLAIIAFVILYLLLNKYAFGPLFSVMEKRRELVMQQMNEASQTREQAVAYVEEQKQALEAARKEAYEIIEQSKKTSGKQADQLMAEAREEATRLKEEAVRDIANEKKKAVQELRDEVGAVSVKIASKLLEKEVSSDSAQEELVDKYLKEVGGRP, encoded by the coding sequence TTGAGTATTAACTACGCGTCTTTTGTACTCGCGATCATTGCATTCGTGATTCTCTATCTGCTTCTCAACAAATATGCTTTCGGACCGCTTTTTTCCGTCATGGAGAAACGCCGTGAGCTGGTGATGCAGCAGATGAACGAAGCTTCGCAAACCCGCGAGCAGGCAGTCGCTTACGTAGAGGAGCAGAAGCAAGCCCTCGAAGCCGCTCGCAAGGAAGCATACGAAATTATCGAACAGTCCAAGAAAACGAGCGGCAAACAGGCTGATCAGTTAATGGCTGAAGCAAGAGAAGAAGCAACGCGCCTTAAAGAAGAAGCTGTCCGCGATATCGCTAATGAGAAGAAAAAAGCGGTTCAGGAGCTGCGCGACGAAGTTGGCGCCGTCTCCGTGAAGATCGCTTCCAAGCTGCTTGAGAAGGAAGTAAGCAGCGACAGCGCGCAGGAAGAGCTCGTGGACAAATACCTTAAAGAGGTAGGAGGCAGACCATGA
- a CDS encoding DUF1146 family protein, which yields MDSNFGNQLVGSLGVNGLISIIVSLICIGLSWWALQNLKLDLFIRFPKSAQGKLLHLLLAIILGHFVARFLLDYLNWSQMIKYMF from the coding sequence GTGGATTCAAACTTCGGTAATCAGTTGGTTGGCAGTTTAGGCGTCAACGGTTTGATTTCGATTATTGTCTCTCTGATCTGTATTGGCCTATCTTGGTGGGCACTGCAAAATTTGAAGCTGGATTTGTTTATCCGCTTTCCGAAGAGTGCTCAAGGCAAGCTTCTCCATTTGCTGCTGGCCATCATATTGGGGCACTTCGTTGCGAGATTTCTGCTGGACTATTTGAATTGGAGCCAAATGATCAAGTATATGTTTTAA
- the atpG gene encoding ATP synthase F1 subunit gamma, whose translation MARGLREIKRQIKSIQGTKQITKAMEMVAASKLRKAQEMAQHARPYSDKLKEVVSSIASGTTGISHPMFEKRPVKKTGYLVITSDRGLCGGYNANILKKVMATIKEKHKSSDEYVIFIIGRKGRDYFRRREMPVVQEVTDLSDTPSFSDIKSIAYAAVRQFEDSQIDELFICYNRFVNALTQIPEVDQLLPMENVESKATGVTASYEYEPSPEVVLEALLPRYAETLIFGALLDGKASELGAKMTAMGSATKNATKIINELTLTYNRARQAAITQEITEIVAGASAQQ comes from the coding sequence ATGGCAAGAGGATTGCGTGAAATTAAACGTCAGATCAAGAGTATTCAAGGTACGAAGCAAATCACGAAAGCGATGGAAATGGTCGCTGCCTCCAAGCTCAGAAAAGCCCAGGAGATGGCACAGCATGCCCGTCCTTACTCTGATAAGCTGAAAGAAGTGGTGTCCAGCATCGCTTCCGGTACGACAGGCATCAGCCATCCGATGTTTGAGAAACGCCCCGTGAAAAAGACCGGTTATCTGGTGATTACCTCAGATCGCGGTCTTTGCGGCGGATACAATGCCAACATCTTAAAGAAAGTGATGGCGACGATCAAAGAGAAGCACAAGTCTTCCGACGAATACGTCATTTTCATCATCGGACGCAAAGGCCGTGATTACTTCCGCCGCCGGGAGATGCCGGTTGTTCAGGAGGTTACGGATCTTTCCGATACGCCTTCTTTCTCGGATATCAAATCCATCGCTTATGCAGCGGTACGTCAGTTTGAAGACTCTCAGATCGACGAGCTGTTTATTTGTTACAACCGTTTCGTGAACGCACTGACTCAAATTCCTGAAGTGGATCAGCTTCTGCCGATGGAAAACGTGGAAAGCAAAGCAACCGGCGTAACGGCAAGTTATGAGTACGAGCCGTCTCCGGAAGTCGTGCTTGAGGCGCTTCTGCCGAGATATGCGGAAACTTTGATTTTTGGCGCATTGCTGGACGGCAAGGCGAGTGAGCTTGGAGCGAAAATGACGGCGATGGGCTCGGCGACGAAAAATGCGACCAAGATTATCAACGAATTGACGCTTACCTATAACCGTGCACGTCAGGCAGCCATTACTCAGGAGATTACGGAGATTGTGGCTGGAGCCAGCGCTCAACAATAA
- a CDS encoding ATP synthase subunit I — protein MNELWKYRRVLTRTTLYFIALCFMGAAFFPEYRSIALGMALGACVSLLNSFYLSYKVRKVTDQALSGESKMVNIGFMTRAAVSVLAIVLAYQKPDKFNLYAVASTLVLSQFLLLFIGIRFSRKQE, from the coding sequence ATGAATGAATTATGGAAATACCGGAGGGTATTGACCAGAACCACACTTTATTTCATTGCCCTTTGCTTTATGGGGGCTGCTTTCTTCCCGGAATACCGCAGCATTGCGCTGGGCATGGCGCTGGGCGCATGCGTCAGTCTGCTCAACAGCTTTTATCTAAGCTACAAAGTACGGAAAGTAACAGATCAAGCGTTGAGCGGAGAAAGCAAAATGGTGAACATAGGGTTCATGACCCGTGCAGCGGTGAGCGTGCTGGCGATCGTACTTGCGTACCAAAAGCCGGATAAGTTCAATTTGTACGCCGTTGCGTCTACCCTGGTCTTGTCGCAGTTCCTTCTCTTATTCATAGGAATTCGATTCTCTCGTAAACAAGAGTAG
- a CDS encoding F0F1 ATP synthase subunit epsilon, with the protein MSTFLLEIVTPDHLAYSGEVESLTVRGVEGELGILPGHIPMVTPLQVAPLAIKTAKKTSYIAVNGGFVEVRKDKVVVLAESAEAAEEIDLQRAEAAKERAERRLAFKDKQDEIDFRRAELSLKKAMNRIKVYSSNK; encoded by the coding sequence GTGAGTACCTTTTTATTGGAAATCGTGACGCCGGATCACTTGGCTTATTCCGGAGAGGTAGAAAGCCTGACGGTTCGGGGTGTGGAAGGCGAACTCGGAATCCTGCCGGGACACATTCCTATGGTTACCCCGCTTCAGGTCGCTCCGCTTGCGATCAAAACTGCCAAAAAAACCAGCTATATCGCGGTCAATGGCGGTTTTGTAGAAGTCCGCAAGGACAAAGTTGTTGTACTCGCGGAAAGCGCCGAAGCAGCGGAAGAAATCGATTTGCAGCGGGCTGAAGCAGCCAAAGAACGCGCAGAACGTCGTCTTGCATTCAAAGACAAACAGGATGAGATTGATTTCCGCCGCGCGGAACTGTCTCTGAAAAAAGCCATGAACCGAATCAAGGTTTACAGCAGCAATAAATAA
- a CDS encoding AtpZ/AtpI family protein, with translation MSKPEKPQKTNKNAARPMKYMGLVSAIGIDLAACTLGGFYLGSWLDKIWGGSGLWIAFGVLLGLLIGGVSVFMITKAVMGESDE, from the coding sequence ATGAGTAAACCTGAAAAGCCACAAAAAACCAATAAAAACGCTGCGAGACCTATGAAATATATGGGGCTTGTAAGCGCAATCGGAATAGATCTGGCAGCATGTACTTTGGGGGGCTTTTATTTAGGCTCCTGGCTGGACAAGATCTGGGGAGGTTCCGGGCTTTGGATCGCCTTCGGCGTGCTTCTCGGGCTTCTTATCGGTGGCGTAAGCGTTTTTATGATTACCAAGGCAGTAATGGGGGAAAGTGATGAATGA